A region of Thermococcus piezophilus DNA encodes the following proteins:
- a CDS encoding MazG nucleotide pyrophosphohydrolase domain-containing protein — translation MELREFQEMIREIYFHKDSKRGVDKTFLWFVEEIGELAEAIRKNDMEAMEEEFADVLAWLSSLANLIGMDLEEAAKKKYPGVCPYCGNSPCTCEEK, via the coding sequence ATGGAGCTTCGCGAGTTCCAGGAAATGATAAGGGAGATTTACTTTCATAAGGACTCGAAGCGCGGAGTGGATAAAACGTTCCTCTGGTTCGTGGAAGAGATTGGCGAGTTAGCAGAGGCGATAAGGAAGAATGACATGGAGGCAATGGAGGAGGAGTTCGCCGACGTCTTGGCGTGGCTCTCCAGCCTGGCCAACCTCATCGGAATGGACCTCGAGGAAGCAGCCAAAAAGAAATACCCCGGCGTCTGCCCCTACTGCGGCAACAGTCCCTGCACCTGCGAAGAGAAGTGA
- the coaBC gene encoding bifunctional phosphopantothenoylcysteine decarboxylase/phosphopantothenate--cysteine ligase CoaBC: MLHHVKLIYATKSRKLVGKKIVLAIPGSIAAVECVKLARELIRHGAEVHAVMSESATKIVHPYAMEFATGNPVVTEITGFIEHVELAGDHENKADLILVCPATANTISKIASGIDDTPVTTVVTTAFAHTSIMIAPAMHSSMYDHPIVTENIEKLKKLGVEFIGPRFEEGKAKVASIDEIVYRVIKKLHTKDLARKRVLVTAGATREYIDPIRYITNSSSGKMGVAMAEEADLRGAEVTLIRTKGSVPSFVENQIEVETVEEMLEAIENELKAKKYDFVVLAAAVSDFRIKNKADVKIKSEKPVTLELEPTPKLIDRVKELQPDVFLVGFKAETGLSEEELVSAARKQIERVKSDVVVANTLKAFGSEENEVILVTADAVKKLPRMDKRALAERLWDGILLMV, encoded by the coding sequence ATGCTCCATCACGTTAAGCTTATCTACGCCACGAAAAGTCGGAAGCTGGTTGGCAAAAAAATTGTCCTAGCTATCCCCGGGAGTATAGCAGCCGTTGAGTGTGTAAAGCTGGCCAGAGAGCTTATTAGGCATGGCGCGGAAGTTCACGCGGTCATGAGCGAAAGCGCGACGAAGATAGTCCACCCCTACGCTATGGAGTTCGCAACAGGAAACCCGGTCGTTACTGAAATCACTGGTTTCATAGAGCACGTGGAGCTGGCGGGGGACCACGAGAACAAGGCCGACCTGATTTTAGTCTGCCCAGCGACGGCAAACACTATCTCGAAGATAGCCTCCGGGATCGACGATACACCCGTTACGACAGTTGTAACGACAGCCTTTGCCCACACGTCCATAATGATTGCCCCTGCGATGCATTCGAGCATGTACGACCACCCGATAGTCACAGAGAACATAGAGAAGCTCAAAAAGCTGGGCGTCGAGTTCATAGGGCCGAGGTTCGAGGAGGGAAAGGCCAAGGTAGCGAGCATCGACGAGATAGTATACCGCGTCATCAAAAAGCTCCATACAAAAGATTTGGCCAGAAAGCGCGTTCTTGTAACCGCTGGAGCGACAAGGGAGTACATAGATCCGATACGCTACATAACCAACTCAAGCAGCGGAAAAATGGGAGTTGCCATGGCTGAGGAGGCAGACCTCAGAGGGGCAGAGGTGACACTGATAAGGACCAAGGGAAGCGTGCCGAGCTTTGTCGAGAACCAAATCGAAGTAGAGACCGTGGAGGAGATGCTAGAGGCGATAGAGAACGAGCTGAAGGCCAAGAAATACGACTTCGTGGTTTTAGCAGCGGCGGTGAGCGACTTCCGCATTAAGAACAAGGCAGATGTCAAGATAAAGAGCGAGAAGCCGGTAACCCTCGAACTCGAACCGACTCCCAAGTTAATCGACCGCGTTAAAGAGCTCCAGCCCGATGTTTTCCTCGTTGGTTTCAAGGCAGAGACCGGCTTGAGTGAAGAAGAACTCGTAAGCGCCGCCAGAAAGCAGATAGAGAGGGTCAAAAGCGACGTGGTAGTTGCCAACACACTCAAGGCCTTCGGCAGCGAAGAGAACGAGGTCATCCTCGTAACGGCTGATGCCGTCAAGAAACTGCCTAGGATGGACAAGCGCGCCTTGGCAGAGAGGCTGTGGGACGGGATTCTTTTGATGGTTTAG
- a CDS encoding TldD/PmbA family protein has product MHELVEFAVEKALELGASYAEARFEEKNGTSLTMKNGNPEGLEVISDRGIGVRVLVNGGMGFASTNVLTRESVAEAVKKAVKLAKAAAKVRNEPIRFSDEDFHKVYYEVRMRKDFREVSVEEKLELLKKVEEDVLDTGINVPMRYLGYSDYVWHKIFANSEGALVESVIPKVSIMYNLVVLENGQMEQAPFIQRAFSGGLELIEKDEPWKWAVKDVQALKKLIGEGQKPPEGKVDVVVSPEVAGIAVHESVGHPYEADRIFGREAAQAGESFVKPEMLGERIGSEVVTVIEDPTIPNSWGFYLYDDEGVKARPRYLIKDGIITEFLTNREYAAKLGRRSNAAARAINYNREPIVRMANTYLAPGDYSFEELIEDIKLGVYMVSFNEWNIDDRRYQQRYIGREAYLIENGEIKHPVRRPILEITTKALWSSVDAVGKEVEYFPGTCGKGEPGQGVPVWMGGAHARLRGIPLRRP; this is encoded by the coding sequence ATGCATGAACTCGTTGAGTTCGCCGTTGAAAAGGCTTTAGAGCTTGGGGCGAGCTATGCCGAGGCTCGCTTTGAGGAGAAGAACGGCACTTCTCTGACCATGAAGAATGGCAATCCAGAAGGCCTCGAGGTTATCTCCGACAGGGGAATTGGCGTGAGGGTTCTGGTCAATGGGGGCATGGGTTTTGCCTCGACGAACGTCCTCACCAGGGAAAGCGTTGCTGAAGCTGTTAAAAAGGCGGTCAAACTCGCTAAAGCAGCTGCGAAGGTAAGGAATGAGCCTATTCGCTTTAGCGATGAGGACTTCCACAAGGTTTACTACGAGGTCAGGATGAGGAAGGACTTCCGGGAAGTCTCAGTGGAGGAAAAGCTTGAGCTCCTCAAGAAGGTTGAAGAGGACGTTCTCGACACGGGCATCAACGTGCCCATGAGGTACCTGGGCTACTCGGACTACGTCTGGCACAAGATATTCGCCAACAGTGAGGGGGCGCTGGTTGAAAGCGTTATCCCAAAGGTCTCGATAATGTATAACCTTGTCGTCCTCGAGAACGGCCAGATGGAGCAGGCTCCATTCATCCAGAGGGCTTTCTCTGGCGGCTTAGAGCTCATAGAGAAAGATGAGCCCTGGAAGTGGGCAGTGAAGGACGTTCAGGCCCTGAAGAAGCTCATAGGTGAGGGGCAGAAGCCGCCCGAAGGAAAAGTAGATGTGGTCGTAAGCCCCGAGGTCGCTGGAATAGCTGTTCACGAGAGCGTTGGACACCCATATGAGGCGGATAGAATATTCGGCAGGGAGGCGGCGCAGGCCGGTGAAAGCTTCGTAAAGCCAGAGATGCTTGGCGAGAGAATTGGAAGCGAAGTTGTCACAGTCATAGAGGATCCAACGATACCCAACAGCTGGGGCTTCTACCTCTACGACGACGAAGGCGTTAAGGCAAGGCCGCGCTACCTCATCAAAGACGGAATAATCACCGAGTTCCTCACCAACAGGGAGTATGCCGCAAAGCTCGGGCGGAGGTCGAACGCAGCGGCGAGGGCCATAAACTACAACCGCGAGCCGATAGTGAGGATGGCGAACACATACCTCGCGCCGGGCGACTACAGCTTCGAGGAGCTGATTGAGGACATAAAGCTCGGTGTCTACATGGTCTCCTTCAACGAGTGGAACATAGACGACAGGCGCTACCAGCAGCGCTATATCGGCAGAGAGGCTTATCTCATCGAGAACGGCGAGATTAAGCACCCCGTGAGGAGACCGATTCTGGAGATAACCACCAAGGCACTGTGGAGCAGCGTCGATGCCGTTGGCAAAGAGGTCGAGTACTTCCCAGGAACCTGTGGCAAGGGCGAGCCTGGCCAGGGCGTTCCGGTCTGGATGGGAGGTGCCCACGCGAGGCTCAGGGGAATACCGCTGAGGAGGCCGTGA
- a CDS encoding TldD/PmbA family protein, with product MFDVNEFILKKAKELGFGDVVVLGYEMDRRQVRFANNEITVAKNWHERKVEIFVELEKRVAGTSITELSGENIERTLKALLSTLKNMSPKEDYYSIAEGPFKYRDIPETFDKAIVELDEPNEYVETAINAALEEGAKRVAGVLYTDHNRLYLTTSNSVEAFDEGTGIEISVRAFIGDLESGHGTNSVRILKKFDPESAGRKAGEIAKIAQKPEQGPEGKFDVIFDPLAFANLLSYMSFMTSAFAAEAGFSFLVGKLGQKVANENVTIKDVGNIPNAYGTRKFDDEGVPTRETTIIERGTFKTFLLNTSLAKKYRTETTANAGLTMPHAWNILLEPGDYSKDELFEDVRRGIYITNVWYTRFQNYVKGDFSTIPRDGIFLVERGELKPIRNIRVSDNFQRILENITALGKQLHHIHWWEVRTPVFTPYVLVKDVGITRATM from the coding sequence ATGTTTGACGTTAACGAATTCATCCTTAAGAAGGCCAAAGAGCTTGGCTTCGGCGATGTTGTCGTCCTCGGCTACGAGATGGACAGACGCCAGGTGCGCTTCGCCAACAACGAGATAACCGTCGCCAAGAACTGGCACGAGAGGAAGGTGGAGATCTTCGTCGAGCTTGAGAAGAGGGTCGCAGGAACGAGCATCACCGAGCTGAGCGGGGAGAACATCGAGAGGACGCTCAAGGCCCTACTCTCGACTTTAAAGAACATGTCTCCAAAGGAGGACTACTACAGCATCGCCGAGGGACCCTTCAAATACAGGGATATACCAGAGACCTTTGATAAGGCCATAGTCGAGCTCGATGAGCCGAACGAGTACGTTGAGACCGCCATAAACGCGGCCCTCGAGGAGGGGGCTAAGCGTGTCGCCGGTGTTCTTTACACTGACCACAACAGGCTTTATCTAACCACGAGCAACAGCGTCGAGGCCTTTGACGAGGGAACGGGAATAGAGATAAGCGTTAGAGCCTTCATCGGCGACCTTGAGAGCGGCCACGGAACTAACTCAGTGAGGATCCTCAAGAAGTTCGATCCCGAAAGTGCGGGAAGAAAGGCAGGCGAGATAGCTAAGATAGCACAGAAACCGGAGCAGGGGCCTGAGGGTAAGTTCGATGTTATCTTTGATCCGTTAGCCTTTGCCAACCTTCTCAGCTATATGAGCTTCATGACGTCGGCCTTCGCTGCCGAGGCGGGCTTCTCCTTCCTCGTTGGCAAGCTCGGGCAGAAGGTAGCAAACGAGAACGTTACCATCAAAGATGTTGGCAACATACCCAACGCCTACGGCACCAGAAAGTTCGATGACGAGGGCGTTCCGACGAGGGAAACCACCATAATTGAAAGAGGCACCTTCAAGACATTCCTCCTCAACACCAGCCTAGCTAAGAAGTACAGAACCGAGACCACAGCCAACGCGGGTTTGACGATGCCCCACGCCTGGAACATACTCCTTGAGCCTGGCGACTACTCAAAGGACGAGCTCTTCGAGGACGTCAGAAGGGGCATCTACATCACCAACGTCTGGTACACGCGCTTCCAGAACTACGTCAAGGGCGACTTCTCGACCATACCTCGCGACGGAATCTTCCTCGTCGAGAGGGGCGAGCTGAAGCCCATAAGGAACATCCGCGTGAGCGACAACTTCCAGAGAATTCTGGAGAACATCACCGCCCTTGGAAAGCAGCTACACCACATCCACTGGTGGGAGGTCAGGACGCCGGTCTTCACCCCATACGTGCTCGTAAAGGACGTGGGAATAACAAGGGCGACGATGTAA
- a CDS encoding aspartate/glutamate racemase family protein, protein MKRIGIIGGMTPESTCYYYRKYIEISREKFEKHIYPELIIYSINFRRFFENPEGWEGRKKILINAAKALERAGAEIIVMSANTPHKVFPDVQKEVNVPMVSIIEAVAEEIKRRRIKRVLLLGTKTTMSSGFYVNALREEGFEVVVPSEEEQERLNSIIFNELAFENFRNKPWIVELIERYAREEKVEGVILGCTELPLAIKAGDVSIEVFDTAEIHMRKLIELASE, encoded by the coding sequence ATGAAAAGGATAGGTATAATAGGCGGAATGACGCCGGAATCGACCTGCTACTACTACCGCAAATATATCGAGATAAGCCGCGAGAAATTTGAAAAGCACATCTACCCTGAGCTGATTATATATTCCATAAACTTCCGGAGGTTCTTCGAGAACCCTGAAGGTTGGGAGGGAAGGAAGAAGATCCTAATAAACGCCGCCAAAGCCCTCGAGAGGGCAGGGGCGGAGATAATAGTGATGTCCGCAAACACTCCCCACAAAGTCTTCCCCGATGTTCAGAAAGAAGTAAACGTCCCAATGGTGAGCATAATAGAGGCAGTTGCTGAAGAAATCAAGAGGAGAAGGATAAAGCGCGTTCTCCTCCTCGGAACTAAAACAACCATGAGCTCCGGCTTCTACGTCAACGCGCTCCGCGAGGAGGGCTTTGAAGTAGTGGTTCCAAGCGAGGAGGAGCAGGAGCGGCTCAACTCGATAATTTTCAACGAGCTGGCCTTCGAGAACTTCAGGAACAAGCCCTGGATAGTCGAACTAATCGAGAGGTATGCGAGGGAAGAGAAAGTCGAAGGAGTAATCCTTGGCTGCACGGAGCTTCCTCTAGCCATAAAGGCTGGAGACGTTAGCATTGAGGTCTTTGATACGGCGGAAATCCACATGAGGAAGCTCATAGAGCTGGCGAGCGAGTGA